The proteins below come from a single Candidatus Zixiibacteriota bacterium genomic window:
- the ybeY gene encoding rRNA maturation RNase YbeY, which yields MRLVVYKEVRARLPRARITAMFEAITNDEAEPDSRAVINLVFTSDRRLRTLNQTFRRKDAATDVLSFNLDTSKEPSSTFGEIYISVPTADRQAAAYGASRSEEYLRLVCHGLLHLFGYDHTRRADAIEMKRREQLYLAMAMEG from the coding sequence ATGCGTCTTGTCGTTTATAAGGAGGTACGGGCGCGTCTTCCGCGCGCCAGGATCACCGCGATGTTCGAAGCAATTACCAATGACGAGGCCGAACCCGACAGTCGGGCTGTCATCAATCTGGTTTTCACGTCCGACAGGCGGCTCAGGACGCTCAACCAAACCTTTCGCAGGAAAGATGCGGCGACCGACGTCCTGTCATTCAATCTGGACACGTCGAAAGAACCGAGCTCGACGTTCGGCGAGATTTATATTTCGGTGCCGACCGCCGACCGGCAGGCTGCCGCGTATGGCGCGAGCCGGTCCGAGGAGTACCTGCGTCTGGTCTGCCACGGCCTGTTGCACCTGTTCGGGTACGACCACACCCGGCGCGCCGACGCGATCGAGATGAAACGGCGGGAGCAACTCTATCTCGCCATGGCGATGGAAGGGTGA
- a CDS encoding hemolysin family protein, with protein MFEAIALFLIAASYTAGYFVSLYSMAVYVDPDDLSELAPDVSNGTRHFLETLAKNPRASLQVATVFKSFQLVLVSVMSGLLLEQISARSELTVFVAFPVGFAVVWLLQILFVEFLPRRHARRAVNPNMLRHLWLIRLVHWLFLPIVGGYRRILRNNADVPVSEEDKEDIIERAIETLADQAGIDERIVEDEEKEMIGQIFQLDQTVVREIMIPRIKVTGIERHMSFRDIQQLVVQDGHSRFPVYEESIDRVIGILYVKDLFNNMPGPGEEFVIARYLRKPFFVPESKVIGELLREFKARKQHIALVVDEYGGLAGLVTLEDILEEIVGDIQDEHDPDETQLLVRTDDGYLVDASMLVSDLQEVLDTEYEQGDYDTVGGLMYHLFGEVPRQGQRIRWHDLTFEIVSVDAHRIRQVRIRQRAGARINGFEDEL; from the coding sequence ATGTTTGAAGCCATCGCCCTGTTTTTGATCGCCGCCAGCTACACCGCCGGCTATTTCGTCTCGTTGTATTCCATGGCCGTCTATGTTGATCCGGACGACCTGTCCGAACTGGCTCCCGACGTTTCCAACGGCACCCGGCACTTTCTCGAGACCCTCGCCAAGAATCCGCGCGCCAGCCTTCAGGTCGCCACCGTGTTCAAGTCGTTTCAACTGGTGCTCGTATCGGTGATGAGCGGTCTCTTGTTGGAACAAATCTCCGCCCGCTCGGAACTGACCGTTTTTGTCGCCTTTCCGGTCGGATTCGCCGTCGTCTGGCTTCTGCAAATACTCTTTGTCGAATTTCTGCCGCGCCGTCACGCCCGCCGTGCGGTAAACCCGAACATGCTGCGACACCTCTGGCTGATTCGTCTGGTCCACTGGCTGTTTCTGCCCATTGTCGGGGGCTACCGCCGAATTCTGCGAAATAATGCCGACGTGCCTGTGAGCGAGGAAGACAAGGAGGATATCATCGAGCGGGCCATTGAGACGCTCGCCGATCAGGCCGGCATCGACGAGCGCATCGTCGAAGACGAAGAAAAGGAGATGATTGGGCAGATTTTCCAGCTCGACCAGACCGTGGTTCGTGAGATCATGATCCCCCGTATAAAGGTGACCGGGATCGAACGCCACATGTCATTCCGCGACATCCAGCAGCTGGTTGTCCAGGACGGTCATTCCCGGTTCCCCGTTTACGAGGAATCGATCGACCGCGTGATCGGCATCCTCTACGTCAAAGACCTGTTCAACAATATGCCGGGACCGGGGGAGGAGTTCGTCATAGCCCGGTATCTGCGGAAGCCGTTTTTCGTTCCTGAGTCAAAGGTGATCGGCGAACTCCTGCGCGAGTTCAAAGCGCGCAAACAGCATATCGCGCTCGTGGTCGATGAATACGGCGGACTGGCCGGTCTGGTGACGCTTGAAGATATCCTCGAGGAGATTGTCGGCGATATTCAGGACGAACACGATCCCGATGAAACCCAGTTGCTGGTGCGGACCGACGACGGTTACCTGGTCGATGCGTCCATGCTTGTCAGCGACCTGCAGGAGGTCCTCGACACTGAATACGAACAGGGGGATTACGATACGGTCGGCGGCCTTATGTACCATCTCTTTGGCGAAGTTCCTCGTCAGGGGCAACGAATCCGCTGGCATGATCTTACCTTTGAGATCGTCTCAGTTGACGCTCATCGAATCCGGCAGGTTCGCATCCGCCAGCGCGCGGGAGCCCGTATCAACGGCTTCGAAGACGAATTATAG
- a CDS encoding sigma 54-interacting transcriptional regulator, with product MDRPSQKFAFDNRLLEVEELFRQRSIGTAIRQFDTLNASDFEDSPHQNGLFLLLAAEKGFAEGNYRTAIEHGLKATRVLADFPLNRQYGRVQLVLSKSYSAIGDLKNAEIRAHNSLASYRRAADHVGQVNGLNELARIAFIRADFDKALGYLDEAIEIAGEEPRKVAQLTGNAGTIRMLAGLWKQAEQDLNTALEFNTRHKQEISQAVNLLSLGYLHIRKREFVFAARHLDRAHEIISRLNLKRERVIYLEYMGEMAFERGDIFKAKATLSDAYQEGRMLAPESSLVSQASRRLADVELALDNHSESMKHAQKALELAQTVGEKAEVGASFRAIARIFAERGEFDDALTYIRQAVETLQHVGDPLELARTMLVQVQIKMKAGLDDTDRMRQTLDDALRIFRRLELEYWIAETDHIAGVLACQVGDLARGFKHLSRAERSFTALAEKGKVRAVNQFLRSLADSAVAVAVSDQNEFKVFGNLVSPSEMKELKMGRIEETLDVLIKRTRASRAIIYTPDFYETPVVASKPMTELQAHRFAESFSQLLGEEVAQDRPTLLLDCRRDPYINDLFGDIPDPVASVIVVPFKMSDKSTSYLYLDRTAGDNSINPFSQPDLNFTVGFSDLIAFKAAELQKMKLLEDNRRLKDQLKMEAAFPNIITRSSRMLEMLAQVRQVVDSSISISIEGETGSGKDLLARAIHYNSVRRDKRFISVNCAALPETLLESELFGYRRGAFTGADRDKAGLFEEANGGTFFLDEIADMPLGIQAKILRVLEEKEIVRLGETSPRKVDVRIISATNKSLREEIERGTFRHDLYYRLSALTFRLPPLRDRKEDIPLLVEHFLRESGKSVSPTVMKCLVAYDWPGNVRELDNEIKKLILLTGDAEEISSDTLSSKIAAALDADQIESAPDIMPVSTGIEFTEEYSLYDYLAEHERQFIIKALRDQKGVKKHAAALLKIPESTLRLKIKQYNIDLNQIDSIH from the coding sequence ATGGACCGACCCTCACAAAAATTCGCGTTCGATAACCGCCTGCTCGAGGTAGAAGAACTGTTCCGCCAGCGCAGCATCGGTACCGCGATCCGCCAGTTCGATACCTTGAATGCCTCCGACTTCGAAGACAGCCCGCACCAGAACGGGCTGTTTCTGTTATTGGCGGCGGAGAAGGGATTCGCCGAAGGGAATTACCGCACCGCCATTGAACACGGACTCAAGGCCACCCGGGTCCTCGCGGACTTCCCTCTGAACCGGCAGTACGGCCGTGTCCAGCTGGTCCTTTCCAAGTCATATTCAGCCATCGGCGATCTGAAAAACGCCGAAATCCGTGCACACAATTCGCTCGCATCGTATCGCCGTGCGGCCGATCACGTCGGCCAGGTCAACGGCCTGAACGAGTTGGCCCGTATCGCATTCATCCGAGCCGACTTCGACAAAGCCCTCGGGTATCTTGATGAGGCGATTGAAATCGCCGGTGAGGAGCCCCGCAAAGTCGCCCAGCTGACCGGTAACGCCGGCACGATTCGCATGCTCGCCGGTCTCTGGAAGCAGGCCGAACAGGATTTGAATACGGCGCTCGAGTTCAACACCCGGCACAAACAGGAAATCTCGCAGGCCGTCAACCTGCTCTCGCTTGGGTACCTGCACATCCGCAAACGTGAGTTTGTCTTCGCCGCGCGCCACCTCGATCGCGCCCACGAGATTATTAGCCGTCTCAATCTGAAACGAGAGCGCGTCATATATCTCGAGTACATGGGTGAAATGGCCTTCGAGCGCGGTGACATTTTTAAAGCCAAGGCAACCCTGTCAGACGCATACCAGGAAGGCCGTATGCTCGCCCCGGAATCGTCGCTCGTCAGCCAGGCAAGCCGTCGGCTTGCCGATGTCGAGCTTGCGCTCGACAATCACTCCGAATCGATGAAGCATGCGCAGAAAGCGCTGGAACTTGCCCAGACAGTGGGTGAGAAAGCGGAAGTTGGCGCTTCCTTTCGCGCCATCGCACGCATCTTCGCCGAGCGCGGAGAGTTCGACGACGCCCTGACCTATATCCGGCAGGCGGTGGAAACCCTCCAGCACGTTGGCGATCCGCTTGAGCTGGCTCGCACCATGCTTGTCCAGGTCCAGATCAAGATGAAAGCCGGGCTCGACGACACCGATCGGATGCGTCAGACGCTAGATGACGCCCTGCGCATTTTCCGCCGCCTCGAGCTCGAATACTGGATTGCGGAGACCGATCACATTGCTGGTGTGCTCGCCTGCCAGGTGGGTGATCTGGCCCGCGGATTCAAGCACCTCTCCCGGGCCGAACGGTCGTTTACCGCGCTCGCTGAAAAAGGCAAGGTGCGCGCCGTCAATCAGTTCCTGCGTTCCCTTGCCGATTCGGCTGTGGCGGTCGCAGTCTCCGACCAGAATGAATTCAAAGTCTTCGGCAATCTGGTGTCCCCTTCGGAAATGAAGGAGCTTAAGATGGGACGGATCGAAGAGACTCTCGACGTCCTCATCAAGCGGACACGGGCCAGCCGTGCGATAATCTACACCCCGGACTTCTACGAGACTCCCGTCGTCGCATCGAAGCCGATGACCGAGCTGCAGGCGCACCGGTTCGCCGAGTCGTTCTCGCAGTTGCTGGGCGAAGAAGTAGCGCAGGACCGTCCGACCTTGTTGCTCGATTGCCGGCGCGACCCGTACATCAACGATCTGTTCGGCGACATCCCGGACCCCGTGGCGAGCGTTATTGTCGTTCCGTTCAAAATGAGCGACAAGTCCACCAGCTACCTGTATCTCGATCGTACGGCCGGCGACAATTCCATTAACCCGTTTTCTCAGCCAGATCTGAACTTCACGGTTGGCTTCTCCGACCTGATCGCATTCAAGGCGGCCGAGTTGCAGAAGATGAAGCTGCTTGAAGATAACCGGCGGCTCAAAGACCAGCTCAAGATGGAGGCGGCGTTCCCGAATATCATTACCCGGTCCTCCCGGATGCTGGAGATGCTCGCACAGGTGCGACAGGTCGTCGATTCGTCTATCTCTATCTCCATCGAAGGGGAGACCGGGTCCGGTAAGGACTTGCTGGCCCGCGCCATCCATTACAATTCGGTGCGGCGTGACAAGCGGTTCATCTCCGTCAACTGCGCCGCGCTGCCCGAAACGCTGCTCGAGTCGGAGTTGTTCGGCTATCGCCGCGGCGCGTTTACCGGCGCCGATCGCGACAAGGCCGGGCTGTTCGAGGAGGCCAACGGCGGGACGTTTTTCCTCGATGAAATCGCCGATATGCCGCTCGGGATTCAGGCGAAGATCCTTCGCGTGCTCGAAGAAAAAGAAATCGTGCGGCTTGGGGAAACCTCGCCGCGCAAGGTCGACGTCCGGATCATCTCGGCCACCAACAAGAGTCTTCGCGAGGAAATCGAACGTGGGACGTTTCGCCATGACCTGTATTATCGCCTTTCCGCGCTGACCTTCCGGCTGCCGCCGCTTCGCGATCGCAAAGAGGACATCCCGCTGCTCGTGGAGCATTTTCTGCGCGAAAGCGGCAAGTCCGTCTCTCCCACCGTCATGAAGTGCCTGGTTGCGTACGACTGGCCGGGCAACGTGCGCGAACTCGACAACGAAATCAAGAAACTCATTTTGTTGACCGGCGACGCCGAAGAGATTTCCAGCGACACTCTGTCGTCGAAAATCGCAGCTGCGCTTGATGCCGACCAGATCGAGTCCGCCCCCGACATCATGCCCGTCTCCACCGGCATAGAGTTTACCGAAGAGTACTCCCTGTACGACTATCTGGCCGAGCACGAACGTCAGTTCATCATCAAGGCGCTTCGTGACCAGAAGGGTGTCAAGAAGCACGCCGCCGCTCTGTTAAAAATCCCGGAATCGACCCTTCGGCTGAAGATCAAGCAGTACAACATCGACCTGAATCAGATAGATTCGATTCACTGA
- a CDS encoding TonB-dependent receptor codes for MQGVGNAVRFGRVLLLVVLLLIPLQVFGQTGQIKGRVTDEKSGEPVIGASVLIVGTSMGAMTDVDGRYQILRVEIGSYDLRISHLDFNTVEVKGVTVNDGLTTEQNAKLSQKVTDIGTTIEVVADRDIIEKFETQTSTKITAEQIQTKPVQNVDALLTQVAGVQTSATGEVFIRGGRANEVSYIVDGVEIGDPLGGQGAAGANLSLVSGSIQEIQIIKDGFDPEYGNALSGIVNIKTATGSKDNTQINMQYITDDLGNSELNKYSRNYDYARFSLSGPDPLLKNKILPALGLNFLADKEFTYFFYAEVSKDDDYYPMQNYDTPATERGWSSFNFLGVDIPERARNQTYWMGNLKFKPRQNLNFVLSYKSTHSKDTRLFGYWEYRYSNATLPVRQENWESLSLEVSQSLSRNTTYELNLSYYSQDISLKPGDPNNPGRTLDPDDFMLQGEWEDYTDLNDNGVYDAPEPVINLFPDTAVYGTDFSGPAYTFGELNLDQDPLDPQSPVLSDFRFNDNGVIDFLEGEPFIDLNGNGVWDSGDLLQDKNGNGRLDLNRVQPINNRTPEAFVDGDIILGEPFTDINRNGVYDRGIDRFVRSEDPAINQDLNYNGVYDGPNSVWQPGIPFLDRNGNGIYDAPNFRYDPGETFTDVNGNGSYDYGGSSTFLDPYNYDPDAFWVERGIDRWRGELQVYQQLGNHELKLGGAIIREDFNFVEIQRPYLSYTGRPDGGPYPDRGAFRDVFDYTPWRGTVYFRDKLEYGSMIASLGFRWDFFLQDVDNLIDVAVNDDLGSGIIEGDRQKFSPRIGFSYPISDKAKVHFNYGHFYQLPEYQWMYARNTASVDQDRVVGNYNLDFQKTIQYSFGVKYAMSEYYSIDVSGYFKDEFDKINSQSVRIGGLTRQQYRNSDYGRSRGFEITLDKRGGGYITGQLSYTYAFAYGKASQTNENYLEDFELSNEPLSETPLDNDIRHSLKTAITFYIPNNVKPRLFGLPIPNGWSMSIESIIESGRPFTPSRSYPGISQSTAEAIENNSLRYPATAVFDARFSKEFTFAGLSFEGILWVENVFDSRNVQAVYTNTGRPDTQQNVNQVIKGGTPYDANPYNWDYGRQVRVGIEVNI; via the coding sequence ATGCAGGGCGTTGGTAACGCAGTCCGCTTCGGTAGAGTGCTTCTGCTCGTGGTCTTGCTTCTGATTCCCTTGCAGGTGTTCGGTCAGACCGGGCAGATCAAGGGACGAGTCACCGATGAAAAGTCGGGCGAGCCGGTCATCGGCGCTTCCGTGCTCATCGTCGGGACTAGTATGGGTGCGATGACCGACGTCGATGGTCGGTATCAAATCCTGCGTGTGGAAATCGGCAGCTATGACTTGCGGATCAGCCACCTTGATTTCAATACCGTCGAAGTCAAAGGCGTCACCGTCAACGACGGTCTTACGACGGAGCAGAATGCGAAACTCTCGCAGAAGGTCACGGATATCGGCACGACCATCGAAGTCGTTGCCGACCGCGATATTATCGAAAAATTCGAGACGCAGACGTCGACCAAGATCACCGCTGAACAGATCCAAACCAAACCGGTGCAGAATGTCGATGCCTTGTTGACGCAGGTGGCCGGTGTGCAGACCAGCGCCACCGGTGAAGTCTTTATCCGCGGCGGTCGCGCCAACGAGGTGTCGTACATCGTCGACGGTGTGGAGATCGGTGACCCGCTCGGCGGGCAGGGAGCTGCCGGCGCCAACCTCTCGCTGGTCTCCGGTTCGATTCAGGAAATCCAGATCATCAAAGACGGCTTCGACCCCGAGTACGGAAACGCGCTATCGGGTATCGTCAACATCAAGACGGCGACCGGCTCCAAGGACAACACCCAGATCAATATGCAGTACATCACTGACGATCTGGGCAATTCCGAGTTGAACAAGTACTCGCGCAACTATGACTACGCGCGCTTTTCGCTCTCCGGTCCGGACCCGCTGCTGAAAAACAAGATCCTGCCGGCGCTCGGCCTCAATTTCCTGGCCGACAAAGAGTTTACGTACTTCTTCTACGCCGAGGTCTCCAAGGACGATGACTATTATCCGATGCAGAACTACGATACCCCGGCTACCGAACGCGGTTGGTCGTCCTTCAATTTCCTCGGCGTCGATATTCCCGAGAGAGCCCGCAACCAGACGTACTGGATGGGTAACCTCAAGTTCAAGCCGAGACAGAACCTGAACTTCGTGCTTTCATACAAGTCGACGCACTCGAAAGACACGCGTCTGTTCGGCTATTGGGAGTACCGCTACTCCAACGCGACCCTTCCGGTCCGCCAGGAGAATTGGGAGTCGTTGTCGCTCGAGGTGTCGCAGTCGCTGAGCCGCAATACGACATATGAATTGAACCTGTCCTACTACTCGCAGGACATCTCGCTCAAGCCGGGCGACCCCAACAACCCCGGCCGGACCCTCGATCCTGATGACTTTATGCTGCAGGGTGAGTGGGAGGATTACACCGACCTCAACGACAACGGCGTGTACGACGCCCCGGAGCCGGTGATTAACCTGTTTCCCGACACCGCAGTTTATGGCACGGATTTTTCCGGCCCCGCATATACGTTCGGCGAACTGAATCTGGATCAGGATCCTCTCGACCCGCAGAGTCCCGTCCTCTCGGATTTCCGATTCAATGATAACGGCGTGATCGACTTCCTCGAAGGCGAGCCGTTTATCGACCTGAACGGAAACGGCGTGTGGGACAGCGGCGATTTGCTGCAGGACAAAAACGGCAACGGACGGCTCGATCTCAATCGGGTCCAGCCGATCAACAATCGGACGCCGGAAGCATTTGTCGATGGAGACATCATTCTCGGCGAACCGTTTACCGACATCAACCGCAACGGCGTCTACGACCGTGGTATTGACCGCTTTGTGCGATCCGAAGATCCGGCCATCAACCAGGATCTGAACTACAATGGTGTCTACGACGGTCCCAACAGCGTCTGGCAGCCCGGCATCCCGTTCCTCGATCGCAACGGTAACGGCATCTACGACGCCCCGAATTTCCGCTACGATCCGGGCGAAACCTTCACCGACGTCAACGGCAACGGCTCCTATGATTACGGCGGCTCATCCACCTTTCTCGATCCGTACAACTACGACCCAGATGCGTTCTGGGTCGAGCGCGGCATCGATCGCTGGCGCGGTGAATTGCAGGTCTATCAGCAGCTCGGCAACCACGAGTTGAAACTGGGCGGCGCCATCATCCGTGAAGACTTCAATTTTGTCGAGATCCAGCGGCCCTACCTCAGCTACACCGGCCGCCCGGATGGAGGCCCGTACCCGGACCGCGGGGCATTCCGCGACGTGTTTGATTACACCCCGTGGCGCGGTACGGTTTATTTCCGCGACAAGCTCGAGTATGGATCGATGATCGCGTCGCTCGGCTTCCGCTGGGATTTCTTCCTGCAGGATGTTGACAACCTGATCGATGTGGCTGTCAACGACGATCTCGGGTCCGGTATCATCGAAGGCGACCGTCAGAAGTTCTCGCCTCGTATCGGGTTTTCCTACCCGATCTCGGACAAGGCCAAGGTCCACTTCAACTACGGACACTTCTACCAGTTGCCCGAGTATCAGTGGATGTACGCTCGAAACACCGCCTCCGTGGACCAGGACCGGGTCGTCGGCAACTACAACCTGGACTTCCAGAAGACTATTCAGTACTCGTTCGGCGTGAAGTACGCCATGAGCGAGTATTATTCGATTGACGTTTCCGGCTACTTCAAGGATGAGTTCGACAAGATCAACAGCCAGTCGGTGCGTATCGGCGGTCTGACCCGTCAGCAGTACCGCAACAGCGACTACGGCCGCAGCCGCGGATTCGAGATCACGCTCGACAAGCGGGGCGGCGGATATATCACTGGTCAGCTCAGCTACACCTACGCATTTGCATATGGCAAGGCGTCGCAGACCAACGAGAACTACCTCGAGGATTTCGAGCTGTCGAACGAACCGCTGTCGGAAACCCCGCTGGACAACGACATCCGCCACTCGCTGAAGACTGCTATCACGTTCTATATTCCGAACAACGTCAAACCGCGGCTCTTCGGCCTGCCGATTCCGAACGGTTGGTCCATGTCGATCGAATCGATTATCGAGAGCGGTCGTCCCTTCACGCCGTCGCGCTCCTACCCGGGGATCTCACAGTCCACGGCCGAAGCGATTGAAAACAATTCGCTCCGCTACCCGGCTACGGCGGTGTTTGACGCTCGGTTTTCCAAGGAATTTACGTTCGCTGGACTCAGCTTCGAGGGCATCCTCTGGGTTGAAAACGTGTTCGACAGCCGCAACGTGCAGGCCGTCTACACCAACACCGGCCGCCCGGACACCCAGCAGAACGTGAACCAGGTCATCAAAGGCGGTACGCCCTACGACGCCAACCCGTACAACTGGGACTACGGTCGCCAGGTCCGCGTCGGCATCGAGGTCAACATTTAA
- a CDS encoding PorV/PorQ family protein translates to MVRTTTRRPLGCSAPVRAALALTAITLVLVVLLTPADARAQAKVGTTGAQFLELGVSARAMGMAEAYTAVVDDISSIYYNPAALVQMYGREGMLTYIDLPADIDYGFGAVGFPLESIGGVLGFSMAALTTGDIIERTYEQGTEVGTGRVFTANDFLFSVGYGRYLTDRFSIGFNVKYIGEFFHEYSASGWAADVGTVYDTGFRGFKIAMVITNFGPDLTMISTSYPLPINFRFGGAINLLENVDHMVTFAAEGSHPSDNLEKYNVGLEYTFKDRFVLRGGSRFNYDEDGFTAGGGIRWPLGEESEIRVDYAFQDFGVLTEVHRFTMGFAF, encoded by the coding sequence ATGGTACGCACAACGACACGTCGACCGCTCGGCTGCTCGGCCCCCGTCCGGGCGGCTCTGGCGCTGACGGCGATTACGCTTGTACTGGTCGTTCTGCTGACACCCGCGGACGCGAGAGCTCAGGCAAAGGTGGGAACCACCGGCGCCCAGTTCCTCGAACTCGGGGTTTCGGCGCGAGCGATGGGTATGGCCGAGGCGTATACCGCCGTCGTCGACGACATCTCTTCCATATATTACAACCCCGCTGCGCTCGTGCAGATGTACGGGCGGGAGGGCATGCTGACCTACATCGACTTGCCCGCCGACATCGACTACGGATTCGGCGCCGTGGGGTTCCCGCTTGAGTCGATCGGCGGTGTGCTGGGTTTCAGTATGGCGGCCCTCACGACCGGCGATATCATCGAGCGAACCTACGAACAGGGAACTGAAGTCGGAACCGGCCGCGTCTTTACGGCCAACGACTTCCTGTTCTCCGTCGGATATGGACGGTATCTCACCGATCGCTTCTCGATCGGCTTCAACGTCAAGTATATCGGCGAGTTCTTTCATGAATATTCGGCCAGCGGATGGGCCGCCGACGTCGGTACCGTCTACGATACCGGGTTCCGCGGGTTTAAGATCGCGATGGTCATTACCAACTTCGGTCCCGATCTCACCATGATCAGCACGTCCTATCCGCTGCCGATCAACTTCAGATTCGGCGGCGCCATCAACCTGTTGGAGAATGTTGATCATATGGTGACGTTTGCGGCCGAAGGATCGCACCCCTCCGACAACCTCGAGAAATATAATGTCGGTCTCGAATACACGTTTAAAGACCGGTTCGTCCTTCGCGGCGGCAGCCGCTTCAACTACGACGAGGACGGTTTCACCGCAGGCGGCGGCATTCGCTGGCCGTTGGGCGAGGAAAGCGAAATTCGCGTCGACTACGCGTTCCAGGACTTCGGCGTGCTGACCGAAGTTCATCGATTCACCATGGGATTCGCGTTTTAA